In Ananas comosus cultivar F153 linkage group 10, ASM154086v1, whole genome shotgun sequence, the following proteins share a genomic window:
- the LOC109716673 gene encoding atherin-like produces the protein MAANGVISPLNERPASRDSEPARGRRSTCASSWPTGTESEALRCTARQPLSLGDPDLPVPPLDPDARQAAAHRPVRPRAPSSGQASGRRARAPSPLAELRRRASAAVRRAPPPPARGLVRLRRPPRRPRPRDPPGYGIDTAASSPSSPSQNP, from the exons ATGGCTgctaatggtgtaatttcaccattaaatg AACGCCCGGCCAGCCGCGACAGCGAGCCCGCGCGAGGCCGCCGGTCGACGTGCGCCTCCTCGTGGCCAACCGGGACGGAGAGCGAGGCGTTGCGGTGCACCGCCCGCCAACCTCTAAGCCTCGGCGACCCAGACCTCCCCGTGCCtccgctcgaccccgacgcccgCCAGGCCGCCGCGCACCGGCCCGTGCGGCCGCGCGCCCCGAGCTCCGGGCAAGCCTCTGGCCGTCGGGCTCGGGCGCCATCGCCGCTGGCAGAGCTTCGCCGCCGCGCATCTGCCGCCGTTCGACGCGCCCCGCCACCCCCCGCCCGCGGCCTCGTTCGCCTGCGCCGCCCCCCCCGCCGCCCGCGCCCTCGAGATCCGCCGGGCTACGGAATCGACACCGCGGCATCCTCGCCTTCTTCTCCCTCCCAAAACCCCTAA